A region of the Geomonas subterranea genome:
CGCTGAAGCGGTGCAGCAGATCCTCAAGCGCATCGTCGCCACGCAGAAGATGGACGACCTCTCCGGTTGCGACCTGGCCATCGAGGCGGTCACCGAGAAGGAGTCGCTCAAGCTGGAGATCTTCCGGCAGCTCGACAAGGTGGTGAAGAAAGACGCCATCCTCGCCTCAAACACCTCCTCCATCCCGATCACCAGGATCGCGGCGGTGACCGGGCGGCAGGACAAGGTGATCGGCATGCATTTCATGAATCCCGTGCCGGTCATGAAGCTGGTCGAGGTGATCCGCGGGCTTGCCACCAGCGACGAGACCTTCGCGGCGACCTCCTCGCTCGTGGCCAGGCTGCAGAAGGAGATGGCGGTCTCCGCCGACTACCCCGGCTTCATCGTGAACCGCATCCTCATCCCGATGATCAACGAGGCGGCGTTCGCCCTGTTCGAGGGGATCGCCACGGTCGAGGACATCGACAAGGCGATGAAGCTCGGCACCAACCAGCCCATGGGGCCACTCACGCTGGCCGACTTCATCGGGCTCGACACCTGCCTGGCCATCATGGAGGTCCTGTACCAGGGGTTCAAGGATCCCAAGTACCGTCCCTGCCCGCTGCTCGTGAAGAAGGTCGAGGCAGGCTATCTCGGCAGGAAGTCCGGCAGGGGCTTCTACAACTACGCCTAAAGGGGGCTCGCCATGCCATACCAGAATCTGCTCTTGGATAAAAAGGACGGGGTCGCGCTCCTCACGGTGAACCGCCCGAAGGTGCTGAACAGCCTCAACGAGGAAGTGCTGGACGAACTGCTGCACGCCTTCGAGGTGCTCGACCTGGACCGGTCGGTGCGCGCCGTGGTGCTGACCGGCGCCGGCGAGAAGGCCTTCGTGGCCGGTGCCGACATCGCCGCCATGGCCGACTACAACGTGGAGCAGGCGCTCGCCTTCGCGAAGAAGGGACAGCAGCTGATGGCGCTGATCGGCCGGGTGAGAAAGCCGGTGATAGCCGCCGTGAACGGCTTCGCCCTGGGGGGCGGGCTGGAGCTGGCCCTCGCCTGCGACTTCGCCTACGCCTCGGACAACGCGAAACTCGGTCTCCCCGAGGTCACCCTCGGCATCATGCCCGGCTTCGGCGGCACGCAAAACCTGCCGCGCCTGGTGGGGAGGTACCGCGCCAACGAGCTGATCTTCCTCGGCAAAGTGGTCAACGCCGTCGAGGCCAAGAGCTGGGGGCTGGTCATGGCCGTGTTCCCGCCCGAGCGGCTGCTGGACGAGGCGCTGGAGACCGCGGCGAAGATCGCCGGCAACGGGGTGATCGGCGTCGCCCGCGCCAAGGACGCGGTGAAGAGCGGCCTCGACATGTCGCTGGCGGACGGGATGAACCACGAGGCGGTAAGCTTTGCCTCCCTCTTCGCGAGCCAGGACCAGAAAGAGGGGATGACCGCATTCGTGCAGAAAAGGAAACCCGCCTTCGTGGGGGCGTAAGCAGATTGAAACGTACGTCCGTATCCCCTCTCCCTCCGGGAGAGGGCCAGGGTGAGGGCGTTGCAAACGGCAAGATGATAGCGACCGGCAGGGCCCTCACCTGCCCTTTGGGCACCCTCTCCCGGAGGGAGAGGGGACTGGCAAAAGTATCGGCAATCAGGAACGGCAAGCGAGGTGAGTCATGGAAGCAACGCGCGAACTCTATTGGAACATAGGCCACGGGGCGGCGGTACTGGTCCCGATGTACCTGATCACGGTGGCCGCTTTGGCGCTGCTCGGCTACTACGGTTACCAGCGGCTGCGGATCTACGGCAAGGGTAAGCCCCTGGACCGGACCGGCAACCGCCCGGAACGGATCTCCATGCTGGTGAAGAACGTCCTCCTGCAAAGCCGCGTGCTCAAGGTCAAGGGCCCCGGCTTCGCCCACGGCTTCTTCTTCTGGTCGTTCGCGACACTCTTCGCCGGTACCGTGCTGGTGGCCCTGCAGGCCGACGGCACCGACCTGCTCCTCGGCGTGCGCTTCCTGACCGGCACCTTCTACAAGATCTTCTCCCTGGTGCTCGACGTCGCCGGTCTCGCCGCCCTCATCACGCTTGGCGGACTCTTCGTGCGCCGCTACCTGGTGCGCCCGGACGGGCTGGAAACGACCCGCGACGACGCCGTCATGCACGCCCTTCTCTTCGCCATCATCGTCACCGGTTTCCTCATCGAGGGAGCCAGGATGGCCGTGACCGAAGTGGTGCAGCAGCCCGATCTCGCGCTCTGGTCGCCGGTGGGGCTCCTGGTCGCCAAGATCCTCGCCGGCTCGCAGCCCGAGGACCTGGCCCGGGTGCACCGCGGTCTGTGGTGGTTCCATTTCATCCTGGTCGCCGCTTTCATCTGCGCCATCCCCTTCACCAAGTTCCGCCACATCTTCACCACCTCGGCCAACTACTTCTTCGCGCCGCTCGGCCCCAAGGGGGCCCTGGTGACCGTGGACATGGAGGGTGATGCCGAGAGCTTCGGGGCGGCAAAGATTGGCGATCTCACCTGGAAGGACATCTTCGATACCGACGCCTGCACCAAGTGCAAGCGCTGCCAGGACCGCTGCCCGGCGCACGCAACGGACAAACCGCTCTCTCCCATGAAGGTCATCTCCCAGCTGGGCGAGGTGGCCCGCGAGGCCGTCGAGGACAACCTGGTCGAAGCGGTCGGCAAGGATGCCCTCTGGTCCTGCACCACCTGCCGGGCCTGCCAGGAGATCTGCCCCGCCGCCATCGAGCACGTCAACAAGGTGGTCGACATCCGCCGCAACCTGGTCCTCATGGAAGGGGAGTTCCCGGGGGACGAGGTGGTCACCGCGATGGGGAACGTCGAGGTGAACGGCAATCCACTCGGCATGTCCTTTGCCTCCCGCGGCGACTGGGCCGAAGGGTTGCCGGTCACCCAGCTCTCCGAAGGGGCCGAGGTCGACATCCTCTACTTCGTCGGCTGCTACGCCTCCTTCGACAAGCGCAACATCAAGATCGCCACCAGCTTCGTGAAGCTCTGCGCCGCCGCCGGCATCAGGGTCGGCATCCTCGGCAAGGAGGAGAAGTGCTGCGGCGAGCCGATGCGCAAGCTGGGGAACGAGTACCTGTACCAGACCCTGGCGACGGAGAACATCGAGACCATCAAGGGGTACGGTGTGAAGAAGGTGGTCACCGCCTGCCCGCACTGCTTCAACACCCTCTCCAAGGATTACCGGGACCTCGGCTTCGACGTCGAGACCGAGCACTACACCATGTTCCTGGAGCGCCTGGTCACCGGCGGAAAGCTGAAGATCGAGCAGGGAACCTTCGAATGCACCTACCACGACTCCTGCTATCTCGGTCGCTACAACGAGACCTACCAGGCGCCGCGCGCCCTGGTGCAGGCGGCGGGGGGCACCATCAGGGAGATGGAGCGCAAGGAAGCCGAAAGCTTCTGCTGCGGCGCCGGCGGGGGACGGATCATGGTCGAGGAGAAGCTCGGGAGCCGCATCAGCGT
Encoded here:
- a CDS encoding 3-hydroxybutyryl-CoA dehydrogenase, which produces MIRKVGVLGAGQMGSGIAQVLARYETEVLLYDIAQPQLDRALAGIAKNLDRQVQKGELAAEAVQQILKRIVATQKMDDLSGCDLAIEAVTEKESLKLEIFRQLDKVVKKDAILASNTSSIPITRIAAVTGRQDKVIGMHFMNPVPVMKLVEVIRGLATSDETFAATSSLVARLQKEMAVSADYPGFIVNRILIPMINEAAFALFEGIATVEDIDKAMKLGTNQPMGPLTLADFIGLDTCLAIMEVLYQGFKDPKYRPCPLLVKKVEAGYLGRKSGRGFYNYA
- a CDS encoding enoyl-CoA hydratase/isomerase family protein; this encodes MPYQNLLLDKKDGVALLTVNRPKVLNSLNEEVLDELLHAFEVLDLDRSVRAVVLTGAGEKAFVAGADIAAMADYNVEQALAFAKKGQQLMALIGRVRKPVIAAVNGFALGGGLELALACDFAYASDNAKLGLPEVTLGIMPGFGGTQNLPRLVGRYRANELIFLGKVVNAVEAKSWGLVMAVFPPERLLDEALETAAKIAGNGVIGVARAKDAVKSGLDMSLADGMNHEAVSFASLFASQDQKEGMTAFVQKRKPAFVGA
- a CDS encoding heterodisulfide reductase-related iron-sulfur binding cluster yields the protein MEATRELYWNIGHGAAVLVPMYLITVAALALLGYYGYQRLRIYGKGKPLDRTGNRPERISMLVKNVLLQSRVLKVKGPGFAHGFFFWSFATLFAGTVLVALQADGTDLLLGVRFLTGTFYKIFSLVLDVAGLAALITLGGLFVRRYLVRPDGLETTRDDAVMHALLFAIIVTGFLIEGARMAVTEVVQQPDLALWSPVGLLVAKILAGSQPEDLARVHRGLWWFHFILVAAFICAIPFTKFRHIFTTSANYFFAPLGPKGALVTVDMEGDAESFGAAKIGDLTWKDIFDTDACTKCKRCQDRCPAHATDKPLSPMKVISQLGEVAREAVEDNLVEAVGKDALWSCTTCRACQEICPAAIEHVNKVVDIRRNLVLMEGEFPGDEVVTAMGNVEVNGNPLGMSFASRGDWAEGLPVTQLSEGAEVDILYFVGCYASFDKRNIKIATSFVKLCAAAGIRVGILGKEEKCCGEPMRKLGNEYLYQTLATENIETIKGYGVKKVVTACPHCFNTLSKDYRDLGFDVETEHYTMFLERLVTGGKLKIEQGTFECTYHDSCYLGRYNETYQAPRALVQAAGGTIREMERKEAESFCCGAGGGRIMVEEKLGSRISVKRVQMAAATGAGVLVSNCPFCLTMFEDGVKGAELEGLLVARDVSEILLERIAPQAG